DNA sequence from the Juglans microcarpa x Juglans regia isolate MS1-56 chromosome 5S, Jm3101_v1.0, whole genome shotgun sequence genome:
ccttaaaaaaTCTCCGGTATCTGTAAGTTGCTTATCCACTGAGCCTATTTACTGGCTTATCTGAGTTATCTGTGTTTTATGATTATCCAGTCACAACCCTTTAATTCTTTTCCTTGTAGAAATCTAAGCCGCAATTTCTTATCTGGACCAATTGGAAATGTGTTTAATGGCTTACAGAATCTCAGAGTGTTGTATGTATTCTTCAACCCTTTTTTCTTGGCGTTTAAAGTCAGAGAAAGTAAGGTGCTTTTTAAGCACTTGAAAATGatgctctctcttttttttatagggacCTGTCACACAACAATTTCACTGGAGATCTACCGAGTTCATTTGGATCTTTGACAAATCTTACTAGACTGTGAGTTTGTACTTTTTACATACCAACTTGGTTAGGGTTTCATTGCCTGCAATTATTTTGACATGTTGGTTTCATTCTTTCATATGTCGTCTCTTCAGGTTCTTGCAGGACAATTACTTCACTGGATCAGTGACCTACCTGGCTGATCTTCCACTAACTGATCTGTAGGTTTCTCAATATCTGATTTTTGCTGCATTTTGTAACTGGTACTGTTTGATCTCTTTAATTGCCGGCTCACTCATCTCTGTTGTCAGGAACATCCAAGACAATTCTTTTAGTGGCATTATTCCAAAGCATTTTCGCTCAATACCAAATTTATGGTAGATGATCAAAAGTTCAATTGTCTTCACCTTCCATTTGCCTTCATTAAGTCGAACAAATTTATTCATTCTTTAAATCTCTTCTCTTAACTCTTGGTAGGATTTGGGGCAACAGGTTCCATGTAGGAGATAACACTCTGCCGTGGGATTTCCCTTTGGAAACTGTGCCCATAATGGAAAACATTAGTGCCCCTCCCACAACTCACTCAAGTGCCATTGAGAACTATAGCTCTCCCAAAGAAAGTGGACGCAAAAAGAAACCGATAAGCCGTGGAGGAATTGCTTTTATGCTTGGTGGAGGAACTCTGATGGCAACGTGCGTGGCACTTGTCATTGTGATCCGCAACCGATCCTGTGCACAGAAGCTTAAGAGGTTGGAAAGCGGAAATAGCTCATTGCAATCTCTTCCAGTGACTACAGCTAGAGGTAAGCTAAGCAtcttattatttacaataatttatACAGATCAAAGTTGCGAAGACTTGTGTATTAATAAACAGATCATGATAGGTTTACTACCTCCTACCACTCATTTACTAttctatagtgtatttgaaacttttattttcttttaagtatttttttaacatccttaatcattaagaaaaaaataaaaaaattttataattttactaataatcacttctttaaccattaagtaaaatgaTGTGTACATGATCCTTTTCGtaatattgaattttaattttactgtAGAAGTATATTCTTCCCCCTTAATTCCGGGAAAATGAGGAAAttctatttatctttttaattggtatcattttattatatcttgatttaatattaaacgAGTGAAAGATATCAAATAGTTTTTCAATCATAAGGtctgtttggatacaagaagtatttcatcttatctcattattataattttcttaaattctcacacaaaatataataaacaattcaactttctcaaattttaaaataataataatattaaaaaataatattctaacaatattttatttaacttttaactttaatctcaacacactatccaaaccactcattaataacatgttaagaaatgatgaaagtttgacagttaaaaaaatgataaataaaatttctcaatttcttttatCGGAGAGCTTCTTAACTTggtgctttttttcttttttttgttaacaGTTGACGGGTCTTCTACTGCACGAGGAGAGAGCCCACAAATCTTGGATTTGAGCTCTCCACCAGTTCATGGTCCGAGGCAGATACCTCCTGTTTATCATACCAGAACGGAGAGGAAATCGAGAAGAACTGCCTCTATGAAAGGCAGACTCCCAGCAAGAACAAAACTTTACAGTGTAGCAGAGCTTCAATCAGCTACAAACAGCTTCAGTGAAGAGAATCTTCTTGGAGAAGGATCTCTTGGTTCAGTTTACAGAGCCGAGTTTCCTGATGGCCAAGTACAGCCTGCATATACTATCAATATGTTTTTGCCTCTTacaataacgttcgaacttaATGCAAGTCACGAGATATTTTGTCCTCTTTTTTTCCCCCCCAGATTTTGGCTGTGAAGAACATCAACATGGTGTCGCTTTCTTTCAGAGAAGAAGAACAGTTCATGGATGTTATTTGGACTGCTTCCCGCTTGAGGCATCCAAACATTGTTACACTTCTTGGCTATAGTACAGAACATGGACAGCATCTTCTTGTGTACGAGTACGTCAGAAACTTGTCTCTTGATGATGCTCTGCACAGTGACGCGTACAAGCCTCTGTCATGGGGGCTCCGTCTCCGGATTGCCCTTGGTGTTGCTCGGGCTTTGGAGTAAGTTTCCTTTATTGTTCTCCCGACGCATGTAGTTTCTAGTTCCGGTCGCAGAATGGATCTTTGCATCATTGCATACAAACACCTGTTTtttaattgtgaaaaaaaaaaaaaaaaatgccaaacaCCTGTTAATTGATAAAGCATactgtttttcagtttttgtacCGTCGCCCTTTGTAAGAATATATTTCCCAGGGTGtagattgtttttattttccaaatgtTGTTTTCAGCTATTTGCACTCCACATTATCGCCTCCCGTTGCTCATAGCAATTTGAAGGCTGCCAACATCCTACTTGATGAAGAACTGATGCCTCGTGTCTGTGACTGTGGGCTAGCCATTTTGAGGCCACTCACAAGCAATAGAGTTAAAATTAAGGTAAGCACTAATGAGAATcatttcattttgaaattttgctAATATTCTTGATATTTTCCTAAACAGGATATGGGTTCTTACAAGCTAGAATACTTAAGCCGTAAGTCCCAGAAGTAAATTGGGAAAATATTCTAGGATGACAAATTTAAGAACATTTTCTTGTCCTGTGAGAGTAATCTGCTTATACTTCATTGCAATCACAGCCTAAAACATATAAACGTGTCATATAGAGATGGATAATGAATGGTGACTCATCCATTACCGTCGTTTATTGATGCAAACAGGCTTCTGAAATTGCTCTTTTCGACACTGGCTACATTGCACACGAACATGGAGAACCAGGAATTGATAATACTAAGACTGACATCTATGCCTTTGGAGTGTTGCTTTTGGAGTTACTAACGGGAAGGAAACCATTTGAAAAGTATGGTTCAGGATCAGTTTCTTTGTTTCCTATCATTCTAGTTGTGTTTCTTAATTCTAACATGCTCTGCTTGTTTAACATAGTTCAAGACCAAGGGAAGAACAATCTCTAGTGAAATGGGCTTCATCACGGCTTCATGACAGCGAGAGTTTAGAAGAGATGGTTGATCCGGCCATCAAACGATCCGCATCATCCAAGATTCTCTCCCGTTTTGCCGATATAATCTCCCTCTGCATACAGGTACTGTTTCCTATGTTTTGCATTAGGTATTTAAGCCACTCGGAAGCAAACTGAATTGAACGGCCTTGGTCGACATCTTTCTAGAATGAAATtgagagtatattttttttattttcttccttgtttttcttaatttcaaacTGGGTCTCTCTTTGAGTTAAACAGCGCGCTTTGAAACTCTCAGGTCAGGAATCATCACTAAAATattgagtttattttgtatttatgttAAACCGGATtttaaaactccataaaaatcatattaattgatGCTGCTTGTAAGCTGACATCAAAATCAATGTCTACCTACGTCTACTTATATCGATTGGCATTGCTGTGAATGTGATATCATTTTTGTATGTCTGTCTGTGCGTGAATGGGACTCGAACAGCCGGTGAAGCAGTTCCGACCACCGATGTCTGAGATTGTGGAATCACTAACATCTCTGTTAGAGAAGTTCAGCATAGCAAAGGGTGGCGCAGCATATGGTAATGAAGAGGAGGAAAAGTCCTTCCGCTCAACCAACACTCGCTTCATAGGTTCACCTGAGTTGAGCCACTCATCCCCTTGACCACTAATTACCAGTTCAGAGTCTCTGAATTTTACTGTATTGGATGCTCATTGCCATTACCGTAAATGCCACACAATCAACTTGGTTGTTCGGCAGGTTTTTGTAGTTTTTGATGATTGCTCCTACTAAAAAAAACTCCCATAGTAAATTTCACATGTACAGCTCTCATATCATGTAATGCAGCATGAGGATTCCTTCTTAGGTTATCCTGCAAAGCTGAGTGTGCCAACGAAATGTGTTCGAGTAGGCCTTATTCTTTTTCTCTATTCCAAACCTGCTTTTAGTTTCTTCaacaaacacaattttttaGTAGTTACGCCcattaatattagaatataaaggttaaaaattcaaattgcccattccttttttttttttttttttcctggtacAGTACTGATAGACAAGGGATAAGTGAGAATTGTATAACACGAGGAATATGGCTTATAACAGCAAATAAGAACAGCCATAGCTCTTTTTGGAGGCCAATTTATGCATAAGGACAGCAGAATCGTGCCCCAATAGGCAATAGGAATAGCTATAGATTTACATGCACAGCCACCGTGAAGGACACACCATCCAAGACCTTTTATGTGGTAACATTTAATTTGCAagattcaaatatttaaatttttcttgcaAACCAAACATGCCATGTCAAAGTGTGGAAGGTGTGTCCACGCCGACTTGCAAATGGAATTTTTCTTAACCATATCAGCAGTCCACAACAAAGTATAGGGGAACTCTCTTTGATAAGTAACTCACCAACACAAGGCAGGCATTATCTCCAACTTAGCTTTGtaaatacaaaagtaaatcGCTCACTAACCCAAACAATCTGTCTGACTTATCATTGCAATACAATTGAAGTATATGAGACATCATTGATATAAGTGATACTACGGTAAATGTACTGTGAGTgaagaaaagaaacagaaagTATGAGAACTAATAAAAGACAGGTGACGGAAACACAATCATTATGTATAAAGGTAGAGAACCCTTGGGAAATTGAAGAGAACTCATGATACACAGTTGGCATCGGGAACATCATCAAGAATGAAAGGACCGAGTTTACCTGCCCTAAATAAAGTAAGAAACTTTTTTGATATCATCAGACGAGCTTCTGAGGCCTTATGAGGTATCTTAAATGCCTTCTGTAGTGCTTCGAACTGCTGCTCTATAAGACCCTCCAAGTCACCCTCATCTTCCACATTACCAGTGAATTCTGATAGAGTTAAATACAAGGCACATTGGACTTCTGTTACAATATCCTGAAAGGGAACAAAAATATAACTAGGAAATTGAGAAAtgacaaccaaaaaaaaaaaaaaagacaagaaaagaaaaagatcctGAAAGGTaccaataaaaagaagagaaatgttttagccacaaGGAGATCCCACGAAAGCAAACATACAAACTAGCGTGTcttgatgtggtatgttagattataaagttatttttattgtaaagtagatttaaagtaccacatcaagccatgccagtttgtgaatttatttttgtgggatCTTTTTGTGTCTAAAAAGACAAGAGTCCCAAGAGGATCCCATATTACCCCAATATAAAGCATTTTCATTTAGGAGAACAGTCACATGTTGACCATAAAATATGAATACACAAGAGGATCCCATATTACCTCAATATAAAGCACATCAGAGTTATTTGGTGGCTTCCTCCTTTTGGGCCGAAGATCTTTAAGGCTATACTCATGTTTCCCCTCGGAATCAAATTTAATCCCTTCCAGTCTCCTGTTGTTCAGGTGGATCCAATGAAGGGGAGTTCCTCTGGTATTTAGAACTGCCAACAAGTATTGAGCAATACGCTCCTCACCAACGACCGAGTCTTTCACAGACCCTTTATACACATGAAAGAACTTTGCAAGTTTAATCAGAAAGGATAAGAAGAGAACAGTGTCACGATAGTCATTTCATGTGACTTAGACCAcctccaaccccccccccccccccccaaacaaaaaaaaaaaaaatcctgaaaaaAGAGCATAATGAATCACAAAGCTGAAACTTTTACCAGGAATGCAACTTTGGCAACCTggctgaataaaaaaaaagcgcAAGGTTTGAACTCCTATTCCCAGTCAGCCCACTTCAATGCATCATAGTTTTAGCCCTTGCCCAAACCAACATAGGCCTAATTCTGGTTGGCTTGTCTCCATGGGATTAGCTTCGTATGATCAGGTTTGGGCTTCACCTAATAGTGACTGTGGCCACGTCACTTAGTTTTGGTCTGTTATAGTCAACTTtcgttttttttcttattttgataaGAATCAATTCTCAATCAAGATTAATCATACCTTAAACTAAAAAAAGCATGCAGGTATCGTTGGGTGTATATGTGCATGGGTTTGAGTaatgatttgattataatttttccactaacttatttttgtttagttgCTTAAGTAATCCCTACATTTATTTAGCAAAAAGATCATCTTTAACTTGAATGAGCATTGTGTGTGACAATTAAGTACAAAAAGgtccatgtttttttttatcggtaaataaaattttattgatcataagaataggcaaagtcCAAGTCCACgggtcatatacaagagcaacacctaggagtgatgttctagtgatacaagaaattcatgaatgatcatgccattaaaatcaattacaatcaaccATTGGAAAAAAGGTCTGTGTTTttaagattcttttttttttttttttgataagtaaaaatattgtatatatcaaaaggagaaaccaagtacactgaatgtatacaagaaaacaccttgcccaaaatgacccaacaagCCCCTAATTCCCCACTGTGTTTTTCAGATTCATATACAATTATATCACAAAATAGCTAAAAGAATGCAGGATGGTACCTGCAAGAGCTAGCTTTAGTCCTGTCTCTATGTCAGGTATACTTGGAACCAATACACCTGGACTGTCTAGGACATATATGCTTGGCTGATGTGCAATCTGCAGATGTTAAAGCAAAAGTTAGAGTAGATCAACAAGAGTAGAGAGGAAAACATGGAGAAggtaaaaaattaagtttttcttttttttttaaagccaaATTCTTGATAATTTGGCTTTCAATTCCAAAATGCGTCTTCAAATAAAGGCTTTATGGAACTGATTTAGCTATTGCCAACTTTTGACAATTATACTAGAGACCTGATCCTGAAGTTTTTCCTCTATTCTTATGCCTACAAACAATAGCCAACTCCGGAATAAAATGTGGAAGTCaaagatagataaataaattgataaagaagtcacaaaaataaattctttgcCGTTGGTCTgctcaagaaagaaagaaaagtcaCTAAATGTCAAGTGATAATTGCCATTAAAACAATACACCCATGAGCCAACATCTTTCAAGCAACAAAGTCAATTGAGTGGGGTCCAGTCCTAAT
Encoded proteins:
- the LOC121268344 gene encoding protein STRUBBELIG-RECEPTOR FAMILY 2, with protein sequence MITICVLGHLSNFVSLTCAVTALQDVYRSLNQPSELTGWKLDGGDPCVESWTGVSCFESSIIYLKIQGLNLTGHIGGQLHNLYNLKHLDVSSNKIEGEIPYELPPDATHINMAHNYLRQNIPNSLPTLKNLRYLNLSRNFLSGPIGNVFNGLQNLRVLDLSHNNFTGDLPSSFGSLTNLTRLFLQDNYFTGSVTYLADLPLTDLNIQDNSFSGIIPKHFRSIPNLWIWGNRFHVGDNTLPWDFPLETVPIMENISAPPTTHSSAIENYSSPKESGRKKKPISRGGIAFMLGGGTLMATCVALVIVIRNRSCAQKLKRLESGNSSLQSLPVTTARVDGSSTARGESPQILDLSSPPVHGPRQIPPVYHTRTERKSRRTASMKGRLPARTKLYSVAELQSATNSFSEENLLGEGSLGSVYRAEFPDGQILAVKNINMVSLSFREEEQFMDVIWTASRLRHPNIVTLLGYSTEHGQHLLVYEYVRNLSLDDALHSDAYKPLSWGLRLRIALGVARALDYLHSTLSPPVAHSNLKAANILLDEELMPRVCDCGLAILRPLTSNRVKIKASEIALFDTGYIAHEHGEPGIDNTKTDIYAFGVLLLELLTGRKPFENSRPREEQSLVKWASSRLHDSESLEEMVDPAIKRSASSKILSRFADIISLCIQPVKQFRPPMSEIVESLTSLLEKFSIAKGGAAYGNEEEEKSFRSTNTRFIGSPELSHSSP
- the LOC121268345 gene encoding short integuments 2, mitochondrial isoform X1 encodes the protein MGKVKRVIKKGLGEMGFNAGGGAINWFPGHMAAATRAIRERLKLADLVLEVRDARIPLSSANQDLQPHLSSKRRILALNKKDLANPNIMHKWIHYFDSCKQDCIAINAHSKSSIKKLLDLVELKLKEVIAREPTLLVMVVGVPNVGKSALINSIHQIASSLFPMQGKMKRATVGPLPGVTQDIAGYKIAHQPSIYVLDSPGVLVPSIPDIETGLKLALAGSVKDSVVGEERIAQYLLAVLNTRGTPLHWIHLNNRRLEGIKFDSEGKHEYSLKDLRPKRRKPPNNSDVLYIEDIVTEVQCALYLTLSEFTGNVEDEGDLEGLIEQQFEALQKAFKIPHKASEARLMISKKFLTLFRAGKLGPFILDDVPDANCVS
- the LOC121268345 gene encoding short integuments 2, mitochondrial isoform X2, whose translation is MIHEPKLLDLVELKLKEVIAREPTLLVMVVGVPNVGKSALINSIHQIASSLFPMQGKMKRATVGPLPGVTQDIAGYKIAHQPSIYVLDSPGVLVPSIPDIETGLKLALAGSVKDSVVGEERIAQYLLAVLNTRGTPLHWIHLNNRRLEGIKFDSEGKHEYSLKDLRPKRRKPPNNSDVLYIEDIVTEVQCALYLTLSEFTGNVEDEGDLEGLIEQQFEALQKAFKIPHKASEARLMISKKFLTLFRAGKLGPFILDDVPDANCVS